Proteins encoded together in one Mus musculus strain C57BL/6J chromosome 16, GRCm38.p6 C57BL/6J window:
- the Dnajc28 gene encoding dnaJ homolog subfamily C member 28 isoform 1 (isoform 1 is encoded by transcript variant 1), protein MTSKTHLTFKGSVILQSLLRIPDTMINTVCMKTTRILRLHLTNASLIPPGIKMLSDPRSRMISTHESQKLREYYRLLNLDEGCSVDDVRESFHKLARQYHPDSGSSDADSATFIKIEEAYRNVLSHAIKRMHAGQDKAEDAAEDEEEGKFKYNTPQHRHYLSFEGVGFGTPSQREKQYRQFRADRATEQVMEYQRQKLQREFFANSITVKDVRQSKQQKITQAIERLVEDLIQESMAKGDFDNLSGKGKPLKKFSGCSYIDPMTHNLNRILIDNGYQPEWILMQKEIKDTIEQLREALLMSRKKLGNPLSPTEQKQWAQVCEQFQEKIRKLNKRINDFNLIVPILTRQKVHFDAQKEIIRVQEMYGAFVEANEVTEENQTDVSQGEESKTPRVKAGFLNWLNLWKSIKI, encoded by the exons ATGACTTCTAAAACGCACCTTACATTCAAAGGATCAGTAATCCTCCA ATCACTGTTAAGAATTCCAGATACAATGATAAACACAGTGTGCATGAAGACCACTCGGATCTTGAGACTGCACCTAACAAACGCTTCCTTGATTCCTCCTGGTATAAAAATGCTTTCAGACCCCAGATCCAGGATGATATCAACCCATGAATCCCAGAAGCTGAGAGAATATTACAGGCTGCTGAATCTGGATGAAGGATGCTCTGTAGACGACGTCAGGGAGTCTTTTCACAAGCTCGCCAGGCAGTACCACCCAGACAGCGGTTCTAGTGATGCTGACTCTGCAACATTTATAAAGATTGAAGAGGCTTACAGGAATGTGCTGTCCCATGCGATAAAACGGATGCATGCCGGACAGGATAAAGCTGAAGATGCagcagaagatgaagaagaaggaaagttcaAATACAACACACCTCAGCACCGACATTACTTAAGCTTCGAAGGTGTCGGCTTTGGGACCCCCAGCCAGCGAGAGAAACAATACAGGCAGTTCAGGGCGGATCGCGCGACGGAGCAGGTGATGGAATACCAAAGGCAGAAGCTTCAGAGGGAGTTCTTCGCCAACAGCATAACTGTCAAGGACGTACGGCAGAGCAAGCAACAGAAGATAACTCAAGCCATCGAGCGCCTGGTGGAGGACCTCATTCAGGAATCCATGGCAAAAGGAGACTTTGACAATCTCAGCGGGAAAGGAAAACCGCTGAAGAAATTTTCTGGCTGCTCATATATTGATCCCATGACTCACAACCTGAACCGAATATTGATAGATAATGGATACCAACCAGAGTGGATCCTGATGCAGAAGGAGATTAAGGACACCATCGAGCAACTCCGAGAAGCGCTTTTAATGTCTAGGAAGAAGCTGGGGAACCCTCTGTCACCCACAGAGCAGAAACAGTGGGCCCAAGTGTGTGAGCAGTTTCAAGAAAAGATACGAAAGCTGAACAAGCGAATTAATGATTTCAACTTAATTGTTCCCATCCTGACCAGGCAGAAAGTCCATTTTGACGCACAGAAAGAAATTATCAGAGTCCAAGAAATGTACGGGGCCTTCGTAGAAGCAAACGAAGTCACAGAAGAAAACCAAACTGACGTTAGCCAGGGAGAAGAATCAAAAACACCCAGAGTCAAGGCAGGCTTTCTAAACTGGCTAAATCTGTGGAAATCTATTAAAATATGA
- the Dnajc28 gene encoding dnaJ homolog subfamily C member 28 isoform 2 (isoform 2 is encoded by transcript variant 2): MINTVCMKTTRILRLHLTNASLIPPGIKMLSDPRSRMISTHESQKLREYYRLLNLDEGCSVDDVRESFHKLARQYHPDSGSSDADSATFIKIEEAYRNVLSHAIKRMHAGQDKAEDAAEDEEEGKFKYNTPQHRHYLSFEGVGFGTPSQREKQYRQFRADRATEQVMEYQRQKLQREFFANSITVKDVRQSKQQKITQAIERLVEDLIQESMAKGDFDNLSGKGKPLKKFSGCSYIDPMTHNLNRILIDNGYQPEWILMQKEIKDTIEQLREALLMSRKKLGNPLSPTEQKQWAQVCEQFQEKIRKLNKRINDFNLIVPILTRQKVHFDAQKEIIRVQEMYGAFVEANEVTEENQTDVSQGEESKTPRVKAGFLNWLNLWKSIKI; encoded by the coding sequence ATGATAAACACAGTGTGCATGAAGACCACTCGGATCTTGAGACTGCACCTAACAAACGCTTCCTTGATTCCTCCTGGTATAAAAATGCTTTCAGACCCCAGATCCAGGATGATATCAACCCATGAATCCCAGAAGCTGAGAGAATATTACAGGCTGCTGAATCTGGATGAAGGATGCTCTGTAGACGACGTCAGGGAGTCTTTTCACAAGCTCGCCAGGCAGTACCACCCAGACAGCGGTTCTAGTGATGCTGACTCTGCAACATTTATAAAGATTGAAGAGGCTTACAGGAATGTGCTGTCCCATGCGATAAAACGGATGCATGCCGGACAGGATAAAGCTGAAGATGCagcagaagatgaagaagaaggaaagttcaAATACAACACACCTCAGCACCGACATTACTTAAGCTTCGAAGGTGTCGGCTTTGGGACCCCCAGCCAGCGAGAGAAACAATACAGGCAGTTCAGGGCGGATCGCGCGACGGAGCAGGTGATGGAATACCAAAGGCAGAAGCTTCAGAGGGAGTTCTTCGCCAACAGCATAACTGTCAAGGACGTACGGCAGAGCAAGCAACAGAAGATAACTCAAGCCATCGAGCGCCTGGTGGAGGACCTCATTCAGGAATCCATGGCAAAAGGAGACTTTGACAATCTCAGCGGGAAAGGAAAACCGCTGAAGAAATTTTCTGGCTGCTCATATATTGATCCCATGACTCACAACCTGAACCGAATATTGATAGATAATGGATACCAACCAGAGTGGATCCTGATGCAGAAGGAGATTAAGGACACCATCGAGCAACTCCGAGAAGCGCTTTTAATGTCTAGGAAGAAGCTGGGGAACCCTCTGTCACCCACAGAGCAGAAACAGTGGGCCCAAGTGTGTGAGCAGTTTCAAGAAAAGATACGAAAGCTGAACAAGCGAATTAATGATTTCAACTTAATTGTTCCCATCCTGACCAGGCAGAAAGTCCATTTTGACGCACAGAAAGAAATTATCAGAGTCCAAGAAATGTACGGGGCCTTCGTAGAAGCAAACGAAGTCACAGAAGAAAACCAAACTGACGTTAGCCAGGGAGAAGAATCAAAAACACCCAGAGTCAAGGCAGGCTTTCTAAACTGGCTAAATCTGTGGAAATCTATTAAAATATGA